The Pigmentiphaga aceris DNA segment CGAGATGCTGAAGCTGCTGACCTGCGGCCACGCCATGGACTGTGTGCGCCAGCTGCGCGCCCAAGGCCTGCATCACGGCCTGCTGCCCATGCTGGACGTGGTGCTGGAACAGCCCGACGGCGAACGCTTCGTGGAACTCGCGCTGGAACGCACTGACGCCCGCGTGCGCGTCGGCAAGACCATCAGCCCCAGCTTCCTGTTCGCCGCGCTGCTGTGGCAGCAGGTGCATACGCGCTGGGAGCAATACCAGAAGAAGGGCGAACATTCGCTGCCCGCGCTGGGCCTGGCGGTGGATTCGGTGCTGGACGACCAGACCGAGAAGCTCGCCATTCAGCGCCGCTTCGTGTCCGACATGCGTGAGATCTGGTTCATGCAGCCGCGTTTCGACCGCCGCGTGGGCAAGGCTGCCTGGCGCATGATCGAACAACCCCGTTTCCGCGCCGCCTGCGACTTCATGCAACTGCGTGCCGCCGCCGGTCAGGTCGACAGCGTGCTTGCACAGTGGTGGATGGACCTGGCGGACGCCAACGACACCGAACGCGCAGAAATGCTGGAAGACGTGGCACGTCAACCGCGTCCCGCAGCACCTGCCACCGGACCGGACGGTGCCCCCCGCAAGCGCCGCCGCAGCAACGCACGCCGTCGCGCACCGGCCAGCGACAACGTCACGCCGGACGCATGAACATCACGGCAGGCGAACCTGCGGGTTCACCTGCCGTGACCGTGCCTCCCACATCCAGACTACCGACATGACTGAGACCACCACCGCCCATCACGCTGCTCGCACTGCATGGGTGGGACTGGGTGCCAACCTTGGCGATGCAAGCGCCACGCTGCGGCAAGCATTGTCTGAATTGGCAGCAGCACCCGGCATTGCCGATGTCGTGCCCTCGCCCTTCTACCGCAGCGCGCCCGTCGATGCGCAAGGCCCGGTGTTCGTCAATGCCGTGACCAGGCTGCGCACCACGCTTGAACCGATTGCATTGCTCGATGTACTGCAATACATCGAGCAAAAACATGGGCGCGACCGTCCGTATCGCAATGCACCGCGCACGCTCGACCTGGACCTGCTGCTGGTCGAAGGCGTCAGCATGGACAGCCCGCGCCTGAGCTTGCCGCATCCGCGCCTGCATCAGCGTGCATTCGTGCTGCGCCCCTTGCAGGATCTGGACCCCGATCTGGTCTTGGAACAAGGCAGCTTCGAACACCTGCTTGCAGCCTGCGCCGACCAGGCGATCGAACGCAGTTAAGGTCCTTTCGGCCTACGCCGCAGACACGGCACCCAGCGGGATCGTCATCCCCACCTTCACGCGGTCCATGGCGATCGAGCTGCGAAACTTCCGAACATTGTTGTTCTGGAAAAACAGGCGCTTGGTCAGCGCCTCGTAGGCCGCCATCGACGGCACGATCACCACCAGCATGAAGTCCGCTTGCCCTGTGATGTAGTAGCACTGCTGCACTTCGGGTGTGGCGGCAAACTCGCGTTTGGCGGCGTCGATCAGGTCGGCGGTTTCGCTGATTATTTCCACTTCCACCAACACCGTGATCGACTGGCCAAGCAGGTTTGGGTCTACCAGCGCCACATTGGCACGGATCACCCCGCTTTCTTCCATGCGCTTGATGCGGCGCTGCACCGCGGGGGCAGACAGGTTAACGGCTTCGCCGATGGCACGCTGCCATGTGGTGTTGTCACGCTGAAGGATGTCGAGAATCGCCAGGTCAAAACGGTCCAGCGTGGGGTCTGAAGAAAACTTGCTCAACACGGCTCCTTGACGAAACAACGCTGCGTGCGAGCATCGCAAACGCAGTCAATTCCTCATGATGGACGCACTATATTTTCGTGTCGATACCACGAGGTCTGCCATGTTCGTTTCCAACACCCATCCGTCCTACCTTCAACCGCTGGATCGCATCGATGCAGCCACCTTGGGTGCCGACGCACATGCAAAGGTTGCGCGGTTCCTGGCGCAGCGCGATGCCAATGCCGTCACGCCTTTGCACGCCCTGCCCGCGCTGGCGAGCGAGCTGGGTGTAGGAAGCATCCACATCAAGGACGAAGGCTTCCGGCTTGGCCTGGGCAGCTTCAAGGCCTTGGGCGGGGCTTACGCCGTCATGTGTCTGGTACTGGAAGAAGCCAGCAAGCGCTTGCAGCGCACGCTGGACGTGGCCGACCTGCAATCTCCCGAGGTGCGTGCGATTGCGGCCACCATGACCGTCACCTGCGCCACCGATGGCAACCACGGCAGATCGGTTGCACAGGGCGCGCAGTTGGTGGGTGCACGCGCTGCCATTCTGGTTCACGCCGGCGTAAGCGAAGGACGCGTGGCCGCGATTGCGCGTTTCGGGGCCGACATGATCTGTGTCCCTGGCAATTACGACGATTCGGTGCGAGAGGCCGCCCGGCTGGCGTCCGAGCGTGGGTGGATCGTGGTGTCGGACACCTCGTGGCCGGGTTACGAGCGCATTCCCGGCCTGGTGATGCAGGGCTACACCGCGATGGTGGGTGAAGCCTTGCAGCAACTGCCTGCGGCCCCCACGCATGTGTTCGTGCAGGCGGGCGTGGGCGGTGTCGCGGCAGCCGTGGCAGGCCACCTGGCGTTGGTCATGGGCGAGCGCCGGCCGCGTTTTGTGGTGGTTGAACCGGCACGGGCAGCATGCGTCCATGCCACGGCCCAGGCCGGACACCTGGTGCGGGTTGCGCATGGTGAACCAACGGTGATGGCAATGCTGGAATGTTATGAACCCTCGCCGATTGCGTGGCGTGTACTGTCGCGCGTGGCCGAGGGTTTCATGACGGTGGACGAAGCAGACGCCATTGCCGTCATGAACCGATTGGCCCGCCCTGCCGGCGATGACCCAACCATCGTCGCCGGAGAAAGCGGCGGTGTGGGACTGGCGGGTTTGATCCGCGCCGTGGCCTCGCCCGATGCAAAGGAACAGCTTGGTTTGGACGCGACATCTCGCGTGCTGGTCATCAACACCGAAGGCGCGACCGACCCTGCACGCTACACAGAGCTGGTTGGTTTGCGGCCCGATCAGGTTCTGGCGGCCGCCTGAGCGGCAAACTTTCAAGCCAACCACCCACACCGTTACGGACTGATTTGTGAAAGACACTTTTGCCACGCGCGATGCGGTAATTGCACGCGCGACTGATATTTTCGACACCGGCGGCTTGCTTGCAACGCTCAGGCGTCGTGTTGCCATTCGCTCGGAAAGCCAGGAGCCAGCACAGGCCGCGCAGTCACTGGCCTATCTGCAAGACGAGATTGCACCCGCGCTTGCCCGGCTAGGCTTCACCACCCGGTTGCTTGCCAACCCGGTTGCTGCCCACGCCCCCTTGTTGTTCGCTGAACGGCATGAAGACCCTACGCTGCCTACCGTGCTGACCTATGCGCATGGTGACGTGGTGCGTGGCTACGAAGGCCAGTGGGCCGACGGCCGATCACCCTGGGAGGTGACGGTTGATGGCGATCGTTGGTACGGACGTGGTACCGCCGACAACAAGGGCCAGCACACCATCAATCTGGCCGCCCTGGAAGCCGTGATTGCGGCGCGCGGCGGCAAGCTTGGCTTCAACCTGAAGATCATTGTGGAAACCGGCGAAGAGATCGATTCACCGGGATTAAAGGCGGTGTGCGAAGCGGCGAAAGACACCTTTGCCGCAGACCTGTTTCTGGCATCGGACGGGCCGCGTGTATCCGCTGATCGGCCCACCGTGTTTCTGGGCTCGCGGGGTGAATTGAATCTGGAACTGCGGGTGGATCTTCGCTCGGGCGCGCACCACTCGGGCAACTGGGGCGGCGTATTGGCCAACCCGGTGGTCATCCTGTCTCACGCGATTGCCAGCCTGCTGGACGCACGTGGCCGCATTGCTGTGGAAGGGCTGCGACCGCCAGCGATTCCTGACGCCGTGCGCCTTGCGCTGGCAGATATCGAACTCGGCCAGGACGCCTCGTCACCGGCCATCGACCCTGACTGGGGTGAGCCGGGGTTAAGCCCTGCCGAGCGTGTGGTGGCCTGGAACGCCTTTGAAGTATTGGCGATCAAGGCGGCTGACGTGGATGCCCCCATCGGCGCGATTCCCCCGGTGGCCAGAGCAATCTGCCAGTGGCGCTTTGTGGTCGGCAGCGACTGGACCCGGGTCAGGCAGAACCTGGAGGCGCATCTGTCGCAGCATGGCTTTTCCGATGTTCAGGTGATCGTGCACGAGGCAGTGGAAGCCACTCGTCTGGACCCGGAAAATCCTTGGGTGGAATGGGCGTTGAGGTCGATTCAACGCACGACCGGGAAGAAACCTGCCCTGCTGCCGAACCTGGGCGG contains these protein-coding regions:
- a CDS encoding 2-amino-4-hydroxy-6-hydroxymethyldihydropteridine diphosphokinase yields the protein MTETTTAHHAARTAWVGLGANLGDASATLRQALSELAAAPGIADVVPSPFYRSAPVDAQGPVFVNAVTRLRTTLEPIALLDVLQYIEQKHGRDRPYRNAPRTLDLDLLLVEGVSMDSPRLSLPHPRLHQRAFVLRPLQDLDPDLVLEQGSFEHLLAACADQAIERS
- a CDS encoding Lrp/AsnC family transcriptional regulator → MSKFSSDPTLDRFDLAILDILQRDNTTWQRAIGEAVNLSAPAVQRRIKRMEESGVIRANVALVDPNLLGQSITVLVEVEIISETADLIDAAKREFAATPEVQQCYYITGQADFMLVVIVPSMAAYEALTKRLFFQNNNVRKFRSSIAMDRVKVGMTIPLGAVSAA
- a CDS encoding diaminopropionate ammonia-lyase; the encoded protein is MFVSNTHPSYLQPLDRIDAATLGADAHAKVARFLAQRDANAVTPLHALPALASELGVGSIHIKDEGFRLGLGSFKALGGAYAVMCLVLEEASKRLQRTLDVADLQSPEVRAIAATMTVTCATDGNHGRSVAQGAQLVGARAAILVHAGVSEGRVAAIARFGADMICVPGNYDDSVREAARLASERGWIVVSDTSWPGYERIPGLVMQGYTAMVGEALQQLPAAPTHVFVQAGVGGVAAAVAGHLALVMGERRPRFVVVEPARAACVHATAQAGHLVRVAHGEPTVMAMLECYEPSPIAWRVLSRVAEGFMTVDEADAIAVMNRLARPAGDDPTIVAGESGGVGLAGLIRAVASPDAKEQLGLDATSRVLVINTEGATDPARYTELVGLRPDQVLAAA
- a CDS encoding M20 family metallopeptidase; translated protein: MKDTFATRDAVIARATDIFDTGGLLATLRRRVAIRSESQEPAQAAQSLAYLQDEIAPALARLGFTTRLLANPVAAHAPLLFAERHEDPTLPTVLTYAHGDVVRGYEGQWADGRSPWEVTVDGDRWYGRGTADNKGQHTINLAALEAVIAARGGKLGFNLKIIVETGEEIDSPGLKAVCEAAKDTFAADLFLASDGPRVSADRPTVFLGSRGELNLELRVDLRSGAHHSGNWGGVLANPVVILSHAIASLLDARGRIAVEGLRPPAIPDAVRLALADIELGQDASSPAIDPDWGEPGLSPAERVVAWNAFEVLAIKAADVDAPIGAIPPVARAICQWRFVVGSDWTRVRQNLEAHLSQHGFSDVQVIVHEAVEATRLDPENPWVEWALRSIQRTTGKKPALLPNLGGTLPNAIFANVLKLPTVWVPHAYPACSQHAPNEHLLASGARESLALMAELWWDLGDIHTTSDQGAAGTTRNNRAPRPAVSSHKAPSGA